One stretch of Siphonobacter curvatus DNA includes these proteins:
- the cysM gene encoding cysteine synthase CysM, which yields MASLLDFIGNTPLVEITRLHNNPKVKIFGKLEGHNPGGSVKDRPALNMIRSALERGDIQSNTSLIEATSGNTGIALAMIARLYDLTIELVMPQNSTRERVLTMEAFGAKVTLLESIEACRDYAQNKADAGTHYQLNQFANPDNYLAHYKGTGPEIWRDTNGTITHFVSSMGTTGTIMGNSLYLKEQNPNIQIVGCQPTEGSSIPGIRRWPTEYLPKIFDPSRVDRTMDVAEADAVAMTRQLARVEGIFGGMSSGGCVSAALKLASELESGVIVCIICDRGDRYLSSELFG from the coding sequence ATGGCTTCTCTTCTCGATTTTATAGGCAATACCCCGCTGGTAGAAATTACGCGATTACATAACAATCCCAAGGTTAAAATTTTTGGTAAGCTCGAGGGGCACAACCCCGGCGGCAGCGTGAAGGATCGTCCGGCCCTGAATATGATTCGTAGTGCGTTGGAACGGGGTGATATTCAGTCCAATACTTCATTGATTGAAGCGACCAGTGGGAATACAGGCATTGCTCTGGCTATGATTGCCCGCCTGTATGATTTGACTATCGAGCTGGTGATGCCGCAGAATTCGACCCGCGAACGCGTATTAACGATGGAGGCCTTCGGAGCGAAAGTAACGCTGCTGGAAAGTATTGAAGCCTGCCGCGACTACGCCCAAAACAAGGCCGACGCGGGCACCCACTACCAACTCAATCAGTTTGCGAATCCGGATAATTACCTGGCTCATTACAAAGGCACCGGTCCGGAAATCTGGCGGGATACCAACGGCACGATTACGCACTTCGTCAGTTCGATGGGTACGACGGGTACGATCATGGGCAATTCTCTGTACCTGAAAGAGCAAAATCCGAACATCCAGATCGTCGGCTGTCAGCCTACTGAAGGATCGTCCATTCCCGGTATTCGCCGCTGGCCTACGGAGTACCTGCCGAAAATTTTTGATCCCAGTCGAGTCGACCGTACCATGGATGTAGCCGAGGCCGACGCTGTAGCGATGACGCGTCAGCTGGCCCGGGTCGAGGGAATTTTTGGGGGCATGAGTTCCGGTGGCTGCGTATCAGCGGCTTTGAAGCTAGCTTCCGAACTGGAAAGCGGCGTCATCGTCTGCATCATCTGCGACCGGGGTGATCGGTACCTTTCGAGTGAATTATTTGGCTAA
- a CDS encoding DUF5606 family protein: MELLKEIAHISGKPGLYRILKPTRTGVIVETIDEKKGRTVVGANARVSVLKEISVYSDSEEGSKPLPDIFAAIREKHGEKVEIDAKNASETELREFLGEVFPEFDREKVYPSDIRKMISWYNLLSSYLPEVFEVKEENTEEEKAA, encoded by the coding sequence ATGGAATTGTTGAAAGAAATCGCCCATATCTCCGGAAAGCCCGGTTTATACCGCATTTTGAAGCCTACTCGTACGGGAGTTATTGTTGAAACCATCGACGAGAAAAAAGGCCGTACCGTTGTAGGAGCAAACGCCCGGGTTTCGGTACTGAAAGAAATTTCCGTATATTCCGATAGCGAAGAAGGCTCAAAACCCCTGCCCGATATTTTTGCGGCCATTCGTGAGAAACACGGCGAAAAAGTAGAAATCGACGCTAAAAACGCCAGCGAAACTGAACTGCGTGAGTTCCTGGGTGAGGTATTTCCGGAATTCGACCGGGAGAAAGTGTATCCTTCGGACATTCGTAAAATGATTTCCTGGTATAACCTGCTATCTTCCTATCTGCCCGAAGTATTCGAGGTGAAGGAAGAAAATACGGAAGAAGAAAAAGCTGCTTAA
- the yihA gene encoding ribosome biogenesis GTP-binding protein YihA/YsxC, producing MKIKEAVFLVSNTDWQKCPAPDRPEYAFIGRSNVGKSSLINSLVRRKDLAKTSQTPGKTQLINHFSVDNSWYLVDLPGYGYAKLSKSEREKFEPMIFGYLENRPNLICTFVLVDIRHDPMSIDLEFMTQLTEAGVPFYLVFTKADKLSKSQVEPKVKKYRDGFLQFFSEMPKYFVTSSVDGVGRDEIAEAIGELNADFRGVRR from the coding sequence ATGAAGATTAAAGAAGCCGTTTTTCTGGTTAGTAATACCGATTGGCAAAAATGCCCCGCCCCCGACCGCCCCGAATATGCCTTTATCGGACGGTCGAACGTTGGTAAATCCTCGCTGATCAATTCGCTGGTACGGCGGAAGGATCTGGCAAAGACTTCCCAAACCCCTGGTAAGACCCAATTGATCAATCATTTTTCGGTTGACAATTCCTGGTACCTGGTCGATTTACCCGGTTATGGCTACGCCAAGCTCAGCAAAAGTGAGCGGGAAAAGTTCGAACCCATGATTTTCGGGTACCTCGAAAATCGGCCTAATCTGATCTGTACGTTTGTGCTGGTGGATATTCGGCACGATCCGATGTCCATTGATCTGGAGTTTATGACGCAATTGACAGAAGCGGGGGTACCCTTTTATCTGGTGTTTACCAAAGCCGATAAACTGAGCAAATCCCAAGTAGAACCGAAAGTGAAAAAGTACCGCGATGGCTTTTTACAATTTTTTTCGGAAATGCCGAAATACTTCGTCACCTCTTCCGTTGACGGAGTAGGCCGCGACGAAATTGCGGAAGCGATTGGAGAATTGAACGCGGATTTTCGGGGTGTTCGGCGGTAA
- the hemE gene encoding uroporphyrinogen decarboxylase translates to MEILQNDLFLRAARGEQVERVPVWMMRQAGRILPEYRAVRAQAGSFIHLCTTPELAAEVTIQPVDLLGVDAAIIFSDILVVPEAMGLPYEMIEARGPVFPTTVKTLADVDKLKVADPEVELKYVLDAIRITKKELNGRVPLIGFAGAPFTILCYMLEGKGSKTFSVAKKYLYAEPELSHRLLQKITDTTIAYLKAQVAAGANLVQIFDSWAGILSPQQYREFSLPYIAQISEALQALVPVTVFAKGAFFARREMNALNCSVVGLDWNMDIAESREMIPDKVLQGNLDPCVLYSDFDEIKQQTQDMLRQFGGQKHIANLGHGVYPDTDPDKVRCFIQTVKEFRF, encoded by the coding sequence ATGGAAATCCTTCAGAATGATTTGTTTTTACGGGCCGCTCGGGGCGAACAGGTCGAACGAGTACCCGTGTGGATGATGCGACAGGCCGGCCGGATTTTGCCCGAATACCGGGCCGTACGAGCTCAGGCGGGTAGCTTCATCCATTTATGTACGACGCCCGAACTGGCGGCCGAGGTCACCATTCAGCCCGTTGATTTGCTTGGCGTAGATGCGGCCATTATTTTCTCCGATATTCTGGTGGTACCGGAAGCCATGGGCCTTCCCTACGAAATGATCGAAGCTCGAGGACCGGTATTCCCTACTACGGTCAAGACCCTGGCAGACGTAGATAAACTGAAAGTAGCCGATCCAGAAGTGGAATTGAAATACGTGCTGGATGCCATTCGAATCACCAAAAAAGAACTCAATGGACGCGTACCGCTCATCGGTTTTGCCGGAGCACCGTTCACGATTCTTTGTTATATGCTGGAAGGCAAAGGCTCCAAGACGTTCTCGGTAGCGAAGAAATACCTCTACGCGGAACCGGAACTCTCCCACCGCCTCCTCCAGAAAATTACCGATACGACCATTGCCTATCTAAAAGCTCAGGTAGCTGCCGGAGCGAACCTGGTGCAGATTTTCGATTCCTGGGCGGGCATTTTGTCGCCGCAGCAGTACCGGGAATTTTCGCTACCCTACATTGCTCAGATCAGCGAGGCCCTTCAGGCGTTGGTGCCCGTGACTGTATTTGCTAAAGGTGCGTTTTTTGCCCGGCGGGAAATGAATGCTCTCAACTGTTCAGTCGTAGGACTCGACTGGAATATGGACATTGCCGAAAGCCGGGAAATGATTCCGGATAAGGTGTTACAGGGAAATCTGGACCCTTGCGTACTCTACAGCGATTTCGACGAGATCAAACAGCAAACGCAGGACATGCTACGTCAATTTGGTGGACAGAAACACATCGCCAACCTCGGCCACGGCGTGTATCCCGATACGGATCCCGATAAGGTTCGTTGCTTCATCCAAACCGTAAAGGAATTTCGTTTTTAA
- a CDS encoding bifunctional heptose 7-phosphate kinase/heptose 1-phosphate adenyltransferase yields MLLPAVFEAFNELNVLVIGDVMIDSYVFGRVDRISPEAPVPVVVAQNREFRLGGAGNVLLNVQALGAKAIACSVIGKDSYGDELCHLLESKGLATSGIVRSKERITTVKERIIAGSQQVVRVDTETDAPISGEEREALLVKISELASSCQVIIFEDYDKGVISKELIEEVVAMARERNIPTVVDPKKRNFLHYKGTTLFKPNLKELREGLNISFDVRKPVELESAAQQLKEALSLGGTLITLSERGVYIDFQEQKCHLPAHIRQIADVSGAGDTVISIAACCVALGLSPKQIAGLSNLGGGLVCEEVGVVPINKSLLLSEALLAEV; encoded by the coding sequence ATGTTATTACCAGCAGTCTTTGAGGCGTTTAATGAGTTAAATGTATTAGTTATCGGCGACGTGATGATCGACAGCTACGTATTCGGTCGCGTCGATCGTATTTCGCCCGAAGCTCCCGTTCCCGTCGTGGTCGCCCAAAATCGGGAATTTCGTCTGGGAGGAGCCGGAAACGTACTTTTGAATGTACAGGCTCTCGGAGCAAAGGCCATTGCCTGCTCGGTGATTGGGAAGGACTCCTACGGCGATGAGCTGTGTCATTTGCTGGAAAGTAAAGGGCTCGCCACGTCGGGAATTGTGCGGAGTAAGGAACGCATTACCACGGTGAAAGAACGGATCATTGCGGGTAGTCAACAGGTGGTGCGAGTAGATACTGAAACGGACGCTCCGATTTCCGGGGAAGAACGGGAAGCCTTGCTGGTTAAAATCAGCGAGCTTGCCAGCAGTTGCCAGGTCATCATCTTTGAAGATTACGACAAAGGAGTTATCTCCAAAGAACTCATTGAAGAAGTCGTGGCAATGGCCCGCGAGCGGAATATTCCGACGGTAGTAGATCCGAAAAAGCGAAACTTTCTCCATTATAAAGGAACCACGCTTTTCAAACCCAATTTGAAAGAATTACGCGAAGGGCTTAACATCAGCTTCGATGTACGCAAACCCGTCGAACTTGAATCTGCCGCTCAGCAACTTAAAGAGGCCTTGTCGTTGGGTGGTACACTGATTACCCTTTCTGAACGCGGCGTCTATATTGATTTTCAGGAACAAAAATGCCATTTGCCCGCCCATATTCGTCAGATTGCGGACGTATCAGGGGCAGGCGATACGGTGATTAGTATTGCAGCCTGTTGTGTAGCCCTGGGACTCTCACCCAAACAGATCGCGGGCCTTTCCAACCTAGGGGGTGGCCTCGTCTGCGAAGAGGTAGGTGTAGTACCCATCAATAAATCTCTTCTGTTATCAGAAGCCTTATTGGCTGAAGTATAG
- a CDS encoding porin family protein, protein MRYLIWVFVLLFPAAVWGQSKLIFKAGGNVSSMSQALSSELDAPISKAGFHAGLGSDIPLDAKNTLSIQPTLLFVQRGYIADFKVGTRRATTTLNYLDLPVNLMWKIGNEEKNTKFLLFGGGYVACGIGGKTRERENGSVQSEYSIRYNYDLQRFDYGVQGGVGVQFDYFQLTAFYQQGLTNVSDMATNAKNQTFGISFSYLFDNIF, encoded by the coding sequence ATGAGATATTTGATTTGGGTTTTTGTTCTGCTGTTTCCAGCGGCTGTCTGGGGACAGAGTAAATTAATATTCAAAGCGGGTGGTAACGTGTCCAGTATGAGTCAGGCGTTGAGTTCAGAGCTGGATGCCCCCATTTCAAAGGCGGGTTTTCATGCCGGTCTTGGCTCCGATATTCCACTGGATGCGAAAAATACACTCAGTATTCAGCCCACGTTACTGTTTGTGCAACGAGGCTACATCGCTGATTTCAAGGTAGGCACGCGAAGAGCGACAACGACCCTGAATTATCTGGACTTACCTGTCAATCTGATGTGGAAAATCGGTAATGAAGAAAAGAATACGAAATTCTTACTCTTTGGCGGGGGATACGTAGCCTGCGGCATTGGCGGCAAAACCCGTGAACGCGAAAACGGAAGTGTACAGAGTGAGTACAGCATTCGGTATAATTATGATCTGCAGCGGTTCGATTACGGCGTACAGGGCGGCGTAGGCGTACAATTTGATTACTTTCAGCTAACGGCCTTTTATCAGCAGGGACTGACGAATGTCTCGGACATGGCGACCAATGCCAAAAACCAGACGTTCGGTATCAGCTTCAGTTATTTATTTGACAACATTTTTTAG
- a CDS encoding outer membrane beta-barrel protein, which yields MKKVCLLSISLFLSSLSVFAQREADPRWVFMMGLNGTDMSRSLVPNTGEPMIKPAFTFGFARNIELVPKMLGINVGLRYSPRGYWSEQRYPEKEYTSGDNNTFRFAERTRSWNALHYLDIPVDVVLQVGGERTKFYASAGGYVGYGFYGKNKVRFNKVGFAADSTNGSFEPVEAYHRVNVDPFKESLKRLDYGFNVSVGIRRNYTVLGLTYSQGLADVSNLARNGSISNRSFGLFIKYYFDDAF from the coding sequence ATGAAAAAAGTCTGTTTGCTGAGTATTTCTTTGTTTCTGTCTTCCCTTTCCGTATTTGCTCAGCGTGAAGCTGACCCCCGATGGGTCTTTATGATGGGATTGAACGGTACGGACATGAGCCGTAGCCTCGTGCCGAATACCGGCGAACCCATGATTAAACCCGCCTTTACCTTCGGCTTTGCCCGTAATATTGAACTGGTGCCTAAAATGCTAGGAATCAACGTAGGACTGCGGTACAGTCCGCGGGGGTACTGGTCTGAACAACGCTATCCGGAAAAAGAATACACGTCTGGTGATAACAATACCTTCCGGTTTGCCGAACGTACCCGTAGCTGGAATGCCCTGCATTACCTGGATATTCCTGTGGATGTGGTGCTGCAGGTAGGCGGTGAACGCACGAAGTTTTATGCTTCGGCCGGAGGTTACGTAGGCTACGGCTTTTACGGAAAAAATAAGGTGCGTTTTAATAAGGTTGGCTTTGCAGCTGACTCCACCAACGGGAGCTTTGAACCCGTTGAAGCCTATCACCGGGTAAACGTAGATCCTTTTAAAGAAAGCCTGAAACGTCTGGATTATGGCTTCAATGTATCGGTTGGGATTCGTCGGAATTATACGGTATTGGGCCTTACCTACAGCCAGGGACTAGCTGATGTCTCGAATCTGGCCCGGAACGGGTCCATTTCCAATCGTTCGTTTGGACTGTTTATCAAATACTATTTTGACGACGCATTCTAA
- a CDS encoding PVC-type heme-binding CxxCH protein has product MNTHPFWSRPARWGLAFSLAGGLFSLLAVQQNPVSRTINALMDSVLTDAQKRLPENALRTLKTVDGLQVRTYATEPMLQNPTNMDVDERGRVWITEAYNYRPAINGNPTTDKGDRIVILEDTNGDGKADVQKVWYQGPELNAPLGILVLGNKAIVSQSPYVWLFEDTDGDDKADKKTVIFQGIEGEQHDHGMHTFVFGPDGKLYFNFGNEGKQLRDAKGNLIKDQDGDPIQTGNKNKYKQGMAFRCDLDFTNIEVLAHNFRNPFELAVDSYGTVWQSDNDDDGNKGVRINYVLEGGNYGYTDEMTGANWPASRTNEEKETPLKHWHLNDPGVVPNLLQTGSGSPTGIVIYEGDLLPAVYRNQMIHCEPGHNVVRSYPVTPSGAGYTATIENLLKNDGDRWFRPSDVSVAPDGSLLIADWYDPGVGGHQAGDQTRGRVYRVAPTNQSYTAPSYQYNDPNGALMALQSPNMSVRYKAWNALMKLGDQAVPVLENLWHSDANPRMRARAFWVLAKMKGQPYVEEALKDANADLRMAGLRAARQLNLNVLGYVRQLAKDSNPAVRRECAIALRHQKAPEAAELWASLADQYDGKDRWYLEALGVGADRQWDSYFAAYTKLHPKPTATAAEKDIVWRARTDLAIPYLYQLITDDQLSLSNERLRYFRAFDFHQGNVKSETLVKLLQGNSTRQAELTKLALMHMDADFVRNNPTAKATLRKLMATLNNGEYLVYATRYSLPEENPKLLRTALDPLDENLGRIAMNQLLVQGGGSQVKAILYGKDEAKIRKALTALRKVGTKESISYLSALALDKRQPKWVRQLATRNLGGSMMGEDEILVLLKDGKIEKEYITYAVQGVANAWRKAVSKEAASYLSGETTTGKPLPKIDELLALQGDVQRGVKVFAQNCAICHQVNGQGADFGPKLSEIGSKLPKEGQYMAILYPSAGISFGFEGWEVQLKDGSSLAGIVASKTESDLDLKYPGGTSQRLKMTQVKSMKQQADSMMPSGLHENLSNQDLADLVEYLMSLKKK; this is encoded by the coding sequence ATGAATACGCATCCTTTCTGGAGTAGACCGGCTCGCTGGGGGCTGGCTTTTTCGCTGGCTGGCGGGTTATTTTCGCTGCTTGCCGTACAGCAAAATCCCGTATCCCGAACCATCAATGCTCTAATGGATTCAGTACTGACGGATGCTCAAAAACGGCTACCCGAGAATGCCCTGCGAACGCTAAAAACCGTGGATGGGCTGCAAGTGCGAACCTACGCAACCGAGCCCATGCTGCAGAATCCCACCAATATGGACGTGGATGAGCGGGGACGGGTCTGGATCACCGAGGCGTATAACTATCGTCCGGCGATTAATGGTAACCCCACAACTGACAAAGGAGACCGCATCGTCATTCTGGAGGATACCAATGGGGACGGCAAAGCGGACGTCCAGAAAGTCTGGTATCAGGGGCCAGAACTGAATGCTCCGTTGGGAATATTGGTACTGGGCAACAAAGCGATTGTGTCGCAAAGCCCCTATGTCTGGTTGTTTGAAGATACGGACGGCGATGATAAGGCCGATAAAAAAACGGTTATTTTCCAGGGAATTGAAGGTGAACAGCACGACCATGGCATGCATACCTTCGTCTTTGGTCCGGATGGAAAACTATATTTCAACTTCGGAAACGAAGGGAAACAGTTGCGGGATGCGAAGGGAAATCTCATCAAAGATCAGGATGGCGACCCCATTCAAACGGGAAATAAAAACAAGTACAAACAAGGCATGGCGTTCCGCTGTGACCTGGATTTTACGAACATAGAGGTACTGGCTCACAATTTCCGAAATCCGTTCGAGCTGGCCGTAGATAGTTACGGGACCGTCTGGCAGTCCGACAACGACGACGATGGTAACAAAGGCGTACGCATCAATTACGTCCTGGAAGGGGGCAACTATGGCTACACCGATGAAATGACCGGAGCCAACTGGCCCGCCAGCCGTACCAACGAAGAAAAGGAAACGCCCCTCAAACACTGGCACCTGAATGACCCCGGCGTAGTACCTAACCTGTTGCAAACCGGCAGTGGTTCGCCTACGGGGATCGTCATCTATGAAGGCGATTTGTTACCCGCCGTGTACCGAAATCAAATGATTCACTGTGAACCGGGCCACAATGTAGTCCGGAGTTATCCCGTAACACCGAGCGGAGCGGGGTATACCGCAACTATTGAAAATTTACTCAAAAATGACGGCGACCGCTGGTTCCGGCCTTCGGATGTTTCGGTGGCTCCCGACGGTTCTTTACTCATTGCCGACTGGTACGATCCGGGTGTGGGTGGTCACCAGGCGGGCGATCAGACGCGGGGCCGGGTGTACCGCGTGGCTCCGACCAACCAATCGTATACGGCTCCCAGCTATCAGTACAATGATCCTAACGGTGCTTTGATGGCCCTGCAAAGTCCGAATATGTCAGTGCGGTACAAGGCCTGGAATGCATTGATGAAGCTAGGAGATCAGGCCGTCCCAGTACTTGAAAATCTCTGGCACTCGGACGCGAATCCCCGCATGCGGGCTCGGGCGTTCTGGGTACTGGCCAAAATGAAGGGACAGCCGTACGTAGAAGAAGCCTTGAAAGATGCCAACGCCGACTTGCGAATGGCGGGTTTGCGGGCGGCTCGTCAGCTGAACCTGAACGTGCTGGGGTACGTCCGTCAACTAGCGAAAGACTCGAACCCAGCCGTACGCCGCGAGTGTGCCATTGCCCTGCGGCATCAGAAGGCCCCCGAAGCTGCTGAACTTTGGGCTTCGTTGGCCGATCAGTACGATGGAAAAGATCGCTGGTATCTGGAGGCCTTAGGCGTTGGAGCTGACCGGCAGTGGGATAGTTACTTTGCGGCGTATACGAAATTGCATCCGAAGCCGACGGCAACGGCCGCTGAAAAAGACATCGTTTGGCGGGCTCGTACGGATCTGGCCATTCCTTACCTATACCAACTCATTACGGATGATCAGTTGTCGTTATCGAACGAACGGCTGCGGTATTTCCGGGCCTTTGATTTTCACCAGGGAAACGTGAAATCAGAAACACTGGTGAAACTGTTGCAGGGCAATTCGACGCGTCAGGCGGAGTTGACCAAGCTGGCCTTGATGCACATGGATGCGGATTTCGTTCGGAATAACCCTACTGCCAAAGCCACGTTACGGAAGCTAATGGCTACCCTCAACAACGGTGAATACCTGGTGTACGCTACCCGCTACAGTTTACCCGAAGAGAACCCTAAATTATTACGAACGGCCCTCGATCCGCTGGATGAAAACCTGGGCCGCATCGCGATGAATCAGCTACTCGTTCAGGGAGGGGGCTCGCAGGTAAAGGCGATTTTGTACGGTAAAGACGAAGCTAAAATCCGAAAAGCATTGACGGCCCTACGCAAGGTGGGTACGAAGGAATCCATCAGTTACCTGTCTGCTCTGGCTCTGGATAAACGTCAGCCGAAGTGGGTACGGCAGTTGGCTACCCGTAATCTGGGCGGCTCGATGATGGGTGAAGACGAAATTCTGGTTTTACTCAAGGATGGTAAAATCGAAAAAGAATACATTACCTATGCCGTACAGGGGGTGGCTAATGCCTGGCGAAAAGCCGTAAGTAAGGAAGCCGCCAGCTACTTAAGCGGCGAAACGACCACCGGAAAACCACTGCCCAAAATCGATGAATTACTGGCTCTGCAGGGAGACGTTCAGCGGGGGGTTAAAGTATTCGCTCAGAACTGTGCGATTTGTCACCAGGTCAACGGTCAGGGAGCGGATTTTGGACCGAAGCTCTCGGAAATTGGCTCTAAACTGCCTAAGGAAGGTCAGTACATGGCCATTCTGTACCCTTCAGCAGGTATCAGTTTTGGCTTTGAAGGCTGGGAAGTTCAACTGAAAGATGGTTCTTCGCTGGCGGGTATCGTAGCGAGCAAGACCGAATCAGATCTGGATTTAAAATATCCCGGTGGTACGAGCCAACGCCTGAAAATGACCCAGGTCAAGAGCATGAAGCAACAAGCCGACTCCATGATGCCTTCCGGACTGCACGAAAACCTTAGTAATCAGGATTTAGCGGATTTGGTAGAGTACTTGATGTCTCTGAAGAAAAAATAA
- the corA gene encoding magnesium/cobalt transporter CorA, translating to MVRIYYKEGKQIRRENDVKELGHLKNVIWIDLQSASQEEEEWVENKYTVSFQTPQEIVEIESSARFFEQNDALNANSNFLSIDTEGFRTYPVSMILRNGTLFTYRRGDSKTFADTVKRMKVTGDETFQIGADIFILLLETRIETDADLLESISRDVSLLSKSLTADQKPRQEVLIRINTLQENTMLLRETIIDKQRVLSNVLRSSLFPDSHRERLRLVLKDISSLLEYSTFNFERLEYLQNTFMGLVNLEQNQIIKIFTVVTIVFMPPTLIAGIYGMNFDHLPSTGSPIGFWLSLALMMLSSLSVLGWFRRKHWI from the coding sequence GTGGTTAGAATTTACTACAAGGAAGGAAAGCAAATCCGGCGTGAAAACGATGTAAAGGAACTGGGCCATTTAAAAAATGTAATCTGGATCGATTTGCAGTCGGCTAGTCAGGAGGAAGAGGAATGGGTAGAAAATAAATACACGGTTAGTTTTCAGACACCCCAGGAAATCGTAGAAATTGAAAGTTCTGCCCGATTCTTCGAGCAGAACGATGCATTGAATGCCAACTCTAACTTCCTGAGTATTGATACCGAAGGATTCCGTACGTATCCGGTTTCAATGATTCTGCGGAATGGCACCTTGTTTACGTACCGACGGGGCGACTCGAAAACCTTCGCCGATACGGTGAAGCGAATGAAAGTCACCGGTGACGAGACCTTTCAGATTGGAGCCGACATTTTCATTTTATTGCTGGAAACCCGCATTGAAACCGATGCCGATTTGCTTGAATCTATTTCAAGGGACGTTTCCTTACTCTCAAAATCGCTGACGGCCGACCAGAAACCGCGTCAGGAAGTACTGATTCGCATCAATACGCTCCAGGAAAATACCATGTTGCTGCGGGAAACCATCATTGATAAACAGCGGGTACTTTCCAACGTACTGCGAAGCTCCCTGTTTCCTGATTCGCACCGGGAACGCCTTCGGCTGGTACTGAAAGATATTAGTTCACTGCTCGAATATTCCACCTTTAACTTTGAACGCCTGGAGTATCTCCAGAACACGTTTATGGGTCTGGTCAATCTGGAACAAAACCAGATTATCAAAATCTTTACGGTGGTAACGATTGTCTTCATGCCGCCTACGCTTATTGCGGGGATCTACGGGATGAACTTCGATCACCTGCCTTCCACGGGTTCGCCGATTGGCTTCTGGCTGTCACTGGCCTTGATGATGCTCTCCTCGCTGTCGGTACTGGGATGGTTCCGACGGAAACACTGGATTTAA